From Bordetella flabilis, the proteins below share one genomic window:
- a CDS encoding phage tail protein, which yields MSSIFINGTKYAVSTTLAAAIPVTAVSNANPAVATAVAPPADGSILVIGSGWSELDGTVARSAAADADSFTLEGVNTTSTTRFPSGEGAGNVRIASGFVGMDQVTDVQTAGGDPQYFTYQYVEDASSRQRQKPTFKNPITLTFLMDYDPDKPWYDALIDVDFAREPVVVRATLPNGAVILYYGYPSFNKVPTGAVNVNLQNTFTLSLLADPIRYEAA from the coding sequence ATGTCTTCCATTTTCATCAACGGCACGAAATACGCTGTGTCGACGACACTGGCGGCGGCTATCCCGGTTACGGCGGTGTCCAATGCCAACCCCGCCGTGGCAACTGCCGTGGCGCCTCCTGCTGATGGCTCTATCCTGGTTATCGGGTCTGGCTGGTCCGAGCTCGATGGGACCGTGGCGCGCTCCGCGGCCGCCGATGCGGACAGCTTCACCCTTGAAGGGGTGAACACGACCAGCACCACACGCTTTCCCTCCGGAGAGGGCGCCGGCAACGTGCGCATCGCCTCTGGATTTGTGGGGATGGACCAAGTTACCGACGTGCAGACGGCCGGCGGGGATCCGCAATACTTCACATATCAGTACGTCGAAGACGCGAGCAGCCGGCAGCGCCAGAAACCGACCTTCAAGAATCCGATCACGCTGACGTTCTTGATGGACTATGACCCGGACAAACCGTGGTATGACGCCCTGATCGACGTCGATTTCGCGCGAGAGCCGGTGGTGGTCCGCGCCACGCTGCCCAACGGAGCCGTGATCCTCTACTACGGCTATCCGTCCTTCAACAAGGTTCCGACCGGTGCGGTGAACGTGAATCTTCAGAACACGTTCACGCTGTCCCTGCTCGCTGATCCGATCCGCTACGAGGCCGCCTGA
- a CDS encoding tail assembly protein — translation MSEKLRTIRLYGSLGTKFGRSHRLAVSSTAEAIRALCVLLPGFEKELTNSESKGVAYACFIGRRNIGEDALEFPVGEEPIRIAPVITGAKRAGLLQTIVGVVLVVVGAVLTYTGVGAAAGAPLMKIGAVLALGGVVQMLSPQQRGLSAKDGPDNGASYNFNGPVNTTAQGNPVPYFAGEGIVGSVVISGGIYAEDQV, via the coding sequence ATGTCCGAGAAACTTAGAACGATACGGCTGTACGGCTCCTTAGGCACCAAGTTTGGAAGGTCTCACCGCCTGGCGGTGTCCAGCACCGCAGAGGCTATCCGGGCGTTGTGCGTGTTGCTGCCCGGCTTCGAGAAGGAGCTAACGAATAGCGAGTCAAAAGGCGTTGCATACGCTTGCTTCATCGGGCGCAGGAACATCGGGGAGGATGCCCTAGAGTTTCCGGTAGGCGAGGAACCAATCCGCATTGCACCAGTTATCACCGGCGCCAAGCGTGCAGGCTTATTGCAGACCATCGTAGGGGTCGTTCTCGTCGTTGTAGGCGCCGTGTTGACATATACCGGCGTCGGGGCCGCGGCTGGTGCGCCCTTGATGAAGATCGGTGCGGTGCTTGCCTTAGGTGGGGTGGTGCAAATGCTTTCTCCACAACAACGTGGACTCAGCGCCAAAGACGGACCAGACAACGGCGCCAGCTACAACTTCAATGGGCCGGTAAATACTACTGCGCAAGGAAACCCAGTCCCGTACTTCGCCGGAGAAGGGATTGTTGGCAGCGTAGTTATATCCGGCGGCATTTACGCGGAAGATCAGGTATGA
- a CDS encoding DUF1799 domain-containing protein has translation MRLEDYPRPVVELWPDSELPFSVFARNHTQWRMGFSGPVGLDYAVIYRDLDRLRLTEDEYDEAMDAIRVIERAALEYFHKS, from the coding sequence ATGCGCCTGGAGGATTATCCCCGACCCGTGGTGGAGCTTTGGCCGGACAGTGAATTGCCATTCAGCGTGTTCGCACGTAATCACACACAGTGGCGGATGGGCTTTTCAGGGCCAGTCGGGCTTGACTATGCGGTGATCTACAGGGATCTAGATCGTTTGCGGCTGACAGAAGATGAGTATGACGAAGCGATGGATGCAATCCGCGTCATAGAGCGCGCCGCCTTAGAGTATTTCCACAAGAGTTGA
- a CDS encoding phage tail tape measure protein yields MAEESLGSAKLEIVVDTSQFDSAIKAAKRSVSDMSTAAQAEYAKLSAAQKRQVDGLIRQADTLGLTRQQQIAYNAALKNVPVAILDELKTKLAATGTAAAAAGKQLNSYGLSAAQQAAALRGVPAQFTDIAVSLQGGQNPLTVLLQQGGQLKDMFGGIAPAARSLAGTIVGLVNPYTLAAGAVAALAAAYSAGSGESQQFQRSLALSGNVSGQTASQLSDLATSIGGVTGSRGKAVDALNQIAAAGAGAGQNIGAIATAAVEMNQATGKAIDATLKEFDSLRTKPAEALAALNEKYNFLTAAVYEQIAALERQGRTQEAVSLAQDTYAAAVKRQADDVKRTLGTLETAWNTITSAAGNAWEAMKGVGRAPTASDLNARLQDANARLAQLNATQGFGTNAGGAAFGDGGRASRGAARNIEREQARLIAEIQMLQQQADEAAIIGVGKRREAEKIAAQQRLDALKQETQTKKEQRDKEIAQVQRDAQLTGMSLMDQQKLIEQINEKYKDPAVKQYTDDAATKLLQSFREGDAALKAQLDSQEKLGTWAQKRAEFEQQIADLKTKSVLTADQKSLLARQDELRAALDINVADEKALKTRQESVRLAALEQSLSLQLANDRQQYGDQLAAFGLGTKEQQQLRSRQGLYRDYSRQLDQVTLQRTSGQISEDGFQQQSAALRQALNDRLGALTDFYVEQDKLQGSWVLGFEHAYADFVDQGASAYEQAGQAFKSVTGGMEEAFSNFVTTGKLDFKSLANSIISDLARIAAKQAIVGAIGSIAGAIAGGGSSGLGSATAGDLSSAGMVNGVSSSAGDSGIMYFDDGGYTGPGGKYEPAGIVHKGEYVLNAEATSRLGVAALDKINRGYADGGYVTPLRTSISSGPSAGPGGTTVNLTVNYQADGQESQEGQANDFANGLSDVVRTYIDRQIAMSWKQGGSSWNAVNGRPA; encoded by the coding sequence ATGGCAGAAGAAAGTCTAGGCTCCGCGAAGCTTGAAATCGTTGTTGATACGTCACAGTTCGACTCGGCGATCAAGGCAGCGAAGCGCAGCGTCAGCGATATGTCGACTGCCGCTCAAGCTGAGTACGCGAAGCTTAGTGCAGCACAGAAGCGCCAGGTCGATGGGCTGATCCGCCAAGCCGATACGCTGGGTTTGACGAGGCAACAGCAGATTGCCTACAACGCAGCACTGAAGAACGTCCCCGTAGCCATTCTGGACGAGCTCAAGACGAAGCTTGCAGCGACGGGTACGGCTGCGGCTGCGGCCGGGAAGCAACTTAATAGCTACGGGCTTAGCGCTGCCCAGCAGGCGGCGGCGCTTCGCGGCGTGCCGGCGCAGTTCACCGACATTGCTGTAAGCCTTCAGGGCGGTCAGAATCCCCTGACAGTCTTGCTCCAGCAGGGCGGCCAATTGAAGGATATGTTTGGCGGGATCGCGCCCGCGGCAAGGAGCCTTGCAGGCACCATTGTCGGCCTCGTAAATCCCTACACGCTGGCCGCAGGAGCTGTCGCGGCATTGGCGGCGGCCTATAGCGCTGGTTCCGGTGAATCGCAACAGTTTCAGCGTTCTCTGGCGCTGAGCGGCAATGTCTCGGGGCAGACCGCGAGCCAACTCTCCGACCTAGCCACCAGCATAGGCGGTGTCACCGGGTCCCGCGGTAAGGCAGTGGATGCGCTCAACCAGATTGCAGCCGCTGGCGCTGGTGCCGGCCAGAACATTGGCGCTATAGCCACTGCTGCGGTGGAGATGAATCAAGCCACCGGCAAGGCCATCGACGCCACGCTGAAGGAATTCGATTCTCTACGGACCAAGCCTGCCGAGGCCCTCGCGGCACTCAACGAGAAGTACAACTTCCTGACGGCAGCGGTCTACGAGCAGATTGCCGCTCTTGAACGGCAGGGTCGCACCCAGGAAGCGGTCTCTCTGGCGCAGGATACCTACGCCGCCGCCGTAAAGCGCCAAGCTGACGACGTAAAGCGAACCCTCGGGACGCTTGAGACCGCATGGAACACAATCACCTCCGCAGCCGGCAACGCATGGGAGGCGATGAAAGGTGTCGGTCGAGCTCCTACCGCCAGCGACCTCAACGCCCGTCTGCAGGACGCAAACGCACGGCTGGCGCAACTGAACGCCACCCAGGGTTTCGGCACGAATGCCGGCGGAGCGGCGTTCGGTGACGGTGGCAGAGCATCGAGGGGTGCCGCACGAAACATTGAGCGTGAACAGGCACGCCTGATCGCCGAAATCCAAATGCTTCAGCAGCAGGCGGATGAGGCGGCGATTATCGGTGTCGGCAAGCGCAGGGAAGCCGAAAAGATTGCAGCCCAGCAGCGGCTGGACGCTTTGAAGCAAGAGACCCAGACCAAGAAGGAACAGCGGGACAAGGAGATTGCGCAGGTTCAGCGGGACGCCCAATTGACTGGGATGAGCCTGATGGATCAGCAAAAGCTGATCGAACAGATCAATGAGAAGTACAAGGACCCCGCGGTCAAGCAGTACACAGACGATGCTGCCACGAAACTTCTACAGAGTTTCCGAGAGGGTGATGCTGCCCTCAAGGCGCAATTGGATAGCCAGGAGAAGCTTGGAACCTGGGCACAGAAGCGGGCTGAGTTCGAACAGCAGATTGCTGACCTGAAAACCAAGTCGGTTCTGACGGCTGACCAGAAGAGCCTGCTCGCCCGGCAGGACGAATTGCGCGCTGCGCTCGACATAAACGTCGCAGACGAGAAGGCGCTCAAGACTCGGCAGGAGAGCGTCCGGCTCGCGGCTCTGGAGCAATCCCTATCGTTGCAGCTTGCAAACGATAGGCAGCAGTATGGCGACCAGCTTGCAGCGTTTGGTCTGGGGACTAAAGAGCAGCAGCAACTTAGGTCTCGGCAAGGTTTGTACAGAGACTATTCCCGCCAACTAGACCAAGTAACGCTACAGCGCACGAGCGGGCAGATCAGCGAGGACGGTTTTCAACAGCAATCTGCCGCTTTGCGCCAAGCCTTGAATGATCGCCTCGGCGCACTGACCGACTTCTACGTGGAGCAGGACAAACTGCAAGGAAGTTGGGTGTTGGGGTTCGAACATGCGTACGCCGACTTCGTGGATCAAGGCGCCAGCGCTTACGAGCAAGCAGGCCAGGCATTCAAGTCCGTCACCGGTGGGATGGAGGAAGCGTTCTCAAACTTCGTCACCACGGGGAAACTCGACTTCAAGAGCTTGGCTAACTCCATCATTTCCGACTTGGCCAGGATTGCAGCGAAGCAAGCCATCGTTGGTGCGATTGGGAGCATCGCGGGAGCTATTGCTGGCGGTGGGAGCTCGGGGCTTGGCTCGGCAACAGCGGGCGATCTTTCCTCTGCGGGGATGGTGAACGGCGTTTCCTCGTCGGCTGGTGACTCCGGAATCATGTACTTCGATGATGGCGGCTATACCGGCCCTGGGGGCAAGTACGAACCCGCTGGGATCGTGCACAAAGGCGAGTATGTCCTTAATGCAGAGGCTACGTCTCGCCTAGGCGTGGCGGCCCTCGACAAGATCAACCGCGGCTACGCGGACGGCGGGTATGTGACGCCCCTGCGCACCTCGATTTCCAGTGGTCCTAGCGCTGGTCCAGGCGGCACGACGGTAAACCTGACGGTGAACTACCAAGCGGATGGTCAGGAGTCCCAGGAGGGGCAAGCCAACGACTTCGCCAATGGTTTGTCGGATGTAGTGCGCACATACATTGACCGGCAGATTGCAATGTCCTGGAAGCAGGGCGGCTCGAGTTGGAATGCCGTCAACGGGAGGCCCGCCTGA
- a CDS encoding HK97 gp10 family phage protein, producing the protein MANGTTAKFDTSGWDAALGKLMGPARESLARSMAVAGGQVLRDEAKARAPVAAGTLRDSIYLAFEDGRSTPTVIRYAVSWNSSKAPHGHLVEFGHWRYNRFIDGKPQKSLLGGKTRGNGPQDHGGHGALDDPVWVPAYPFLRPAYTAAQGRAKEAMIERGRQRLPELLRGTASEGRDEL; encoded by the coding sequence ATGGCTAACGGAACGACTGCAAAGTTCGACACATCGGGCTGGGACGCTGCATTGGGAAAGCTGATGGGACCCGCTCGCGAAAGCCTCGCACGCTCGATGGCGGTTGCCGGCGGACAGGTACTGCGCGATGAGGCGAAGGCTCGCGCGCCAGTTGCGGCCGGCACCCTGCGCGACTCTATCTATCTCGCCTTCGAGGATGGCCGATCTACGCCGACCGTTATCCGGTATGCGGTGTCTTGGAATTCAAGTAAGGCCCCTCATGGACATCTGGTCGAGTTCGGCCACTGGAGATACAACAGGTTCATCGATGGTAAGCCGCAGAAAAGCCTGCTAGGCGGGAAAACCCGCGGCAATGGCCCTCAAGACCACGGCGGGCATGGCGCTTTAGATGATCCCGTTTGGGTTCCTGCCTATCCATTCTTGCGTCCGGCGTATACAGCGGCTCAGGGCCGCGCTAAGGAAGCGATGATAGAGCGAGGCAGGCAGCGGCTACCAGAACTGTTGCGTGGCACAGCAAGCGAGGGTCGCGATGAGCTTTGA
- a CDS encoding DUF3168 domain-containing protein produces MSFEGDFHSLLESFAGGRVYPDVTPAAPDYPLIVYQQVGGSAKWYVEKAQRDKDHARIQVYVWSRTRLESNAIARQVEAAICASEFAAEPYGAFTAVYEENLNLYGTRQDFGIWHQR; encoded by the coding sequence ATGAGCTTTGAAGGTGATTTTCACTCCCTGCTTGAGTCTTTCGCTGGCGGTAGGGTCTATCCAGACGTGACGCCTGCCGCCCCGGACTACCCTCTGATCGTCTACCAGCAAGTAGGCGGCTCCGCGAAGTGGTATGTCGAAAAGGCGCAGCGGGACAAGGATCATGCGCGGATCCAAGTCTATGTGTGGAGCCGCACCCGCTTGGAATCTAACGCCATTGCCCGCCAAGTGGAAGCCGCCATCTGCGCCAGTGAGTTTGCGGCTGAGCCCTACGGCGCTTTCACGGCGGTGTACGAGGAAAACCTGAATCTCTACGGAACCCGGCAGGATTTCGGCATTTGGCATCAACGGTAG
- a CDS encoding phage tail assembly chaperone translates to MSFKVKADPTFDGTITIVGQGREQKLEVTFRHKTSTQYAELLAKMRDGDLDSSGLVLEILEKWDADVALDRAGVELLREHQPGADFAIINAYGEALAVARKKN, encoded by the coding sequence ATGAGTTTCAAAGTCAAAGCGGATCCGACTTTTGACGGGACGATCACTATCGTAGGTCAGGGGCGCGAGCAGAAACTCGAAGTCACCTTCCGGCACAAGACCAGTACCCAGTACGCGGAGCTGCTCGCCAAGATGCGCGACGGAGATCTGGACTCCAGCGGCCTGGTCCTGGAGATCCTCGAGAAGTGGGACGCGGATGTGGCTCTGGATCGTGCCGGCGTCGAATTGCTTCGGGAGCATCAGCCCGGGGCAGATTTCGCGATCATCAATGCGTACGGCGAAGCCTTGGCGGTGGCCCGCAAAAAAAACTGA
- a CDS encoding phage minor tail protein L gives MGIYSDVQKLEPGALVELFTLDMTAIGGDIMRFHGYTQIGPIWWQGNQFDPWAIQAQGFEQTGQGQQPTPTLSVGNIGRDAEGNPIPGVISSLCLVLDDLVGATITATRTLGQYLDAANFPGGNPTADPNEQLPPENWIIQQKTAETAEVVEFELSSPLDFAGKQLPGRQIIANVCGWLQKGGYRGPYCAYTGSRMFDIQGNPVSDPALDRCSGLITDCKKRFGEYEIINFGGFPAADLIR, from the coding sequence GTGGGCATCTATTCGGACGTACAGAAGCTAGAGCCTGGCGCACTGGTAGAGCTCTTCACGCTCGACATGACCGCCATTGGTGGCGACATCATGCGATTCCATGGCTACACCCAAATCGGGCCGATCTGGTGGCAGGGAAACCAGTTTGACCCCTGGGCAATACAAGCGCAGGGTTTCGAACAAACGGGCCAGGGCCAGCAGCCGACGCCTACGCTCTCAGTTGGGAACATTGGGAGGGATGCGGAAGGAAATCCCATTCCCGGCGTCATATCGTCGCTATGCCTTGTGTTGGATGACCTCGTGGGTGCCACGATCACAGCGACCAGAACGCTCGGTCAATATCTTGATGCGGCCAACTTCCCGGGCGGTAACCCAACAGCGGATCCAAATGAACAGCTTCCGCCCGAGAACTGGATTATCCAGCAGAAAACAGCCGAGACGGCGGAGGTTGTGGAGTTCGAACTTTCGAGCCCGCTCGACTTCGCTGGTAAGCAGCTCCCGGGCCGGCAGATCATCGCCAATGTCTGCGGCTGGCTGCAAAAGGGGGGCTACCGCGGGCCGTATTGCGCCTATACGGGATCGCGGATGTTCGACATCCAAGGCAACCCCGTGAGCGACCCGGCGCTTGATAGATGCTCTGGGCTCATAACGGACTGCAAGAAGCGGTTCGGCGAGTACGAGATTATCAACTTCGGCGGCTTTCCTGCGGCCGATCTCATTCGCTGA
- a CDS encoding phage tail protein: METFAWKTIGQPVGTITLRTLSAQFGDGYKQDAADGINAKVQTWPIQCVGLTRSEANLIVAFFDRHAGYKAFQWTPPIGGPGLYKVVGYSPSPVGGGVYTISATFQQAFAA; the protein is encoded by the coding sequence ATGGAAACATTCGCTTGGAAAACCATTGGGCAACCTGTCGGGACCATTACCCTCCGGACCCTATCGGCACAATTTGGCGACGGCTACAAGCAGGATGCGGCAGACGGAATCAACGCAAAGGTACAGACCTGGCCGATTCAATGCGTCGGGCTGACCCGCAGCGAGGCAAATCTGATCGTGGCCTTCTTCGACCGGCACGCTGGCTACAAGGCATTCCAATGGACCCCGCCTATCGGTGGGCCTGGGCTCTACAAGGTGGTTGGCTACAGCCCCAGTCCAGTGGGCGGCGGCGTTTACACGATCTCGGCAACCTTTCAACAGGCGTTCGCAGCGTAA
- a CDS encoding C40 family peptidase: MNRKTIVAIRAHAIAEYPREACGLVVLDGQTERYMPCRNTAAGTEHFILCPEDYAAAEDAGQIIAVIHSHPDQSAEPSTADLVSCEASGLPWYIAAVAKGVDGVVTAGEIRGLAPEGYQAPLLGRPFAHGVLDCYTLVRDWYKREQGIDLPNFARRDDWWNQGDNLYVKHYEEAGFRPMTEAEPLQTGDVIVMQYRSPNDPNHAGIYLGTATLKECPDLHPVPDAMLHHLYGRLSERVVYGGHWQEMTRLRLRYSRGK; this comes from the coding sequence ATGAATCGCAAGACGATAGTGGCCATCCGCGCCCATGCCATCGCCGAATATCCCCGAGAGGCTTGCGGCCTGGTAGTGCTCGACGGCCAGACCGAAAGGTATATGCCTTGCCGCAACACTGCTGCCGGGACGGAGCATTTCATCCTTTGCCCGGAGGATTACGCAGCGGCGGAGGATGCCGGCCAGATTATCGCGGTCATTCACTCCCATCCGGACCAGAGTGCGGAGCCCAGTACGGCGGACTTGGTTTCGTGCGAGGCGAGCGGGCTGCCGTGGTATATCGCGGCGGTGGCAAAGGGCGTCGACGGAGTGGTGACGGCTGGCGAGATCCGCGGATTGGCCCCAGAAGGCTACCAAGCGCCCCTTCTTGGCCGCCCATTCGCGCATGGGGTTCTTGATTGCTATACCCTGGTGCGGGACTGGTACAAGCGGGAGCAAGGCATTGATCTACCGAATTTCGCCCGCCGCGACGATTGGTGGAACCAAGGCGATAACCTGTACGTCAAGCACTACGAAGAGGCCGGTTTCCGGCCAATGACGGAGGCCGAGCCGCTGCAAACCGGCGATGTGATCGTGATGCAGTATCGGTCACCCAATGACCCGAACCATGCTGGCATCTATCTGGGTACAGCGACTCTGAAGGAGTGTCCAGACCTACACCCGGTGCCGGATGCCATGCTGCACCATCTGTATGGGCGGCTTTCCGAGCGAGTGGTATATGGAGGTCATTGGCAAGAAATGACTCGGCTACGGTTGCGTTATAGTCGCGGAAAATAA
- a CDS encoding host specificity protein J: MDLIAEGEIYGPVHGPGGALKDVYLDGTPVQNEDGSMNFGNVQIDFRSGTQTQDPLPGFPASENTIALNVALTSAQPFIRSYTNLQLSAARITLAVGGLSQADTSNGDINGYRVEYAIDLSTDGGAYQQVLSSAFDGKTTQRYARSHRIDFPRATQGWNIRVRRITPNANSSTIQDSTFVDSTSEIIDAKLRYPMSALVGIKVDASQFQSIPTRAYRMRGRILRVPSNYDPEARTYLGTWDGTFKMAWSNNPAWVFYDLVTNDRFGLGDVIPPSWTDKWGLYQIGRYCDELIPDGFGGMEPRATCFVYLQTRADAWKVMQDMASVFRGMSYWASGTISAVADMPSDPVYTFTSANVIDGKFNYVGSGLNTRYTVALVSWIDMTDMGRQKVEYVEDRDAIARYGIRQIEATAFACTSRGQAHRVGKWLLLTSRLETRSVTFSVGLDACRVRPGSIVRVADQHFAGRRIGGRIHEATSTVVTVDANTLVRPGDRLTVNLPSGVSETRTVASGVGTALTADMTTMTVDMTEWSADMEGLPGAVIHITVTVPFSEVPEPESTWTLDSNDLSSQLYRVLSVTRKEGLLADISAIEHNPSKFDNVDFGTRLDFPPITVVPPGVQAPPTNVQISAYSVVAQGVAQQTAVFTWTAAASAIAYEVQWRRNNSDWVPAGRVGTTRLEITGIYAGAYVCRVRAINAIGATSIWATSTETQLDGILAPPPAVTSLTASSIVFGIRLKWGIPPGPTIVERTEIWYGQSPDRSLAIKYGDFAFPQDSTTLMGLAAGVTLYFWARLVDKNGLPGEWYPVGAGVQGTSSSDATAILDYLAGQIAATQLAQSLLQRIDSGGNAAVIAQAIINELAAMYTIKTQLTVGGQPFLAGIGVGVENNQGIITSQILLSAQRVAVLDESSGALKTPFVIQNGQTFINQAFIGDAWINNAMIANASITSAKIQNAQIQNAHIVNANVDRLKIAGQSVTTSAAFDFGYWSGQVWDGNWRNRGSGSITIPENAQLMVVIQNSFDDGFTMSIPTALYGPNKRNFDFRILLNGGDFGMAEVPRQATPVYQYNPAGEGGTDQIDLVSYTVVPVSDWSFSFMCFNVAGPISVTLQYRLRQETSEARSINSRTRMFLLSAYR, translated from the coding sequence GTGGACCTCATCGCGGAGGGAGAAATATACGGTCCAGTGCATGGCCCTGGGGGCGCGCTCAAGGACGTGTATCTGGACGGAACTCCCGTCCAGAACGAAGACGGTTCGATGAACTTCGGCAACGTCCAAATCGATTTTAGGTCGGGCACCCAGACGCAAGACCCCCTTCCGGGATTTCCCGCATCTGAGAACACAATTGCGCTCAATGTAGCCCTGACTTCTGCGCAACCATTCATCCGCTCGTACACGAACCTTCAGTTGTCGGCGGCTCGCATTACTCTTGCTGTAGGGGGTCTTAGTCAGGCCGACACATCGAACGGAGACATCAACGGCTACAGGGTCGAATACGCTATTGACCTGAGCACAGACGGCGGTGCATATCAACAGGTGCTTAGCTCTGCCTTCGACGGCAAGACTACCCAGCGTTACGCGCGTTCGCATCGGATAGATTTCCCCCGAGCAACGCAGGGCTGGAATATCCGCGTGCGCCGAATCACGCCGAACGCGAACAGCAGCACCATTCAAGACTCGACGTTCGTCGACTCCACTTCGGAGATCATCGACGCGAAGCTACGCTACCCGATGTCGGCACTTGTCGGCATCAAGGTAGACGCCTCGCAGTTTCAAAGTATCCCGACGCGAGCCTACCGCATGCGCGGTCGCATCCTGCGCGTGCCGTCGAACTACGACCCCGAGGCAAGGACCTACCTGGGCACTTGGGACGGTACCTTCAAGATGGCGTGGAGCAATAACCCCGCCTGGGTCTTCTATGACCTTGTGACGAATGATCGCTTCGGGCTCGGCGATGTGATTCCGCCGTCCTGGACCGACAAATGGGGTCTGTACCAAATCGGGCGGTATTGCGATGAATTGATCCCTGATGGTTTCGGTGGCATGGAGCCCCGTGCCACCTGCTTCGTCTATCTTCAGACTCGGGCCGATGCATGGAAGGTCATGCAGGATATGGCGTCCGTGTTTCGCGGTATGTCCTATTGGGCGTCAGGGACGATTTCTGCTGTGGCCGACATGCCTTCGGACCCGGTATATACGTTCACGTCGGCCAACGTCATTGATGGCAAGTTCAACTACGTCGGATCAGGCCTGAACACTCGCTACACCGTTGCGTTGGTGTCATGGATCGACATGACGGACATGGGACGGCAAAAGGTCGAGTACGTCGAGGACCGAGACGCCATTGCGCGGTACGGGATCAGGCAGATCGAGGCGACGGCATTTGCGTGCACCTCCAGGGGCCAGGCACATCGCGTTGGCAAGTGGCTGTTGCTTACGTCCCGCCTCGAAACCCGGTCGGTCACATTCTCTGTGGGATTGGATGCGTGCCGAGTTCGCCCGGGGAGCATCGTTCGCGTCGCGGACCAGCACTTCGCGGGGCGGCGTATCGGTGGGCGCATTCACGAGGCTACCTCGACCGTCGTAACGGTGGACGCCAACACGCTTGTACGGCCCGGCGACCGCCTTACGGTGAACTTACCTAGTGGTGTTTCGGAAACGCGTACCGTGGCTTCTGGCGTCGGTACCGCGCTTACCGCCGACATGACAACCATGACGGTGGACATGACGGAATGGAGCGCCGACATGGAGGGTCTGCCCGGCGCGGTGATACACATCACCGTCACGGTCCCCTTCTCGGAGGTGCCCGAGCCCGAAAGTACGTGGACGCTCGATTCAAACGACCTGTCGTCCCAGCTTTACCGAGTCTTGTCCGTGACTAGAAAGGAAGGCTTGTTGGCCGACATTTCGGCTATCGAGCACAACCCGTCGAAGTTCGACAATGTTGACTTTGGTACGCGGCTTGATTTTCCCCCCATAACAGTCGTACCTCCAGGTGTCCAGGCCCCACCCACCAATGTCCAGATCAGTGCCTACTCTGTTGTCGCGCAAGGCGTCGCGCAACAAACGGCGGTGTTCACCTGGACGGCCGCTGCGTCCGCGATTGCATACGAGGTGCAATGGCGGCGCAACAATTCGGATTGGGTTCCTGCGGGACGAGTTGGGACCACTCGGCTGGAAATCACGGGGATTTACGCTGGGGCGTACGTGTGTCGCGTTCGCGCTATCAATGCCATCGGCGCAACGTCAATCTGGGCAACCTCGACCGAAACACAGCTTGACGGCATACTTGCTCCACCTCCGGCAGTAACAAGCCTGACGGCGAGTTCGATCGTCTTTGGCATCCGTCTGAAGTGGGGCATCCCTCCCGGTCCGACCATCGTGGAGCGGACGGAAATTTGGTATGGACAATCTCCAGACCGAAGCCTTGCCATTAAGTATGGGGACTTTGCTTTCCCCCAGGACTCAACGACGCTCATGGGGCTTGCCGCTGGCGTCACGCTGTATTTCTGGGCGCGCCTAGTAGACAAGAATGGTCTTCCTGGCGAATGGTATCCGGTAGGCGCAGGGGTGCAGGGTACTTCGAGTTCGGACGCCACCGCGATTCTTGACTACCTCGCGGGCCAGATTGCCGCGACTCAGCTCGCCCAATCGTTGCTTCAAAGAATCGACTCTGGTGGAAACGCCGCGGTGATTGCCCAGGCGATCATCAATGAGTTGGCGGCGATGTACACCATCAAGACCCAGCTTACGGTAGGAGGGCAGCCTTTCCTTGCTGGCATCGGTGTGGGTGTAGAGAACAACCAAGGCATCATCACGTCGCAAATTTTGCTTTCAGCGCAACGCGTAGCGGTCCTTGATGAGTCTTCGGGCGCTTTGAAGACGCCGTTCGTGATTCAGAACGGCCAGACGTTCATCAACCAGGCATTCATTGGTGACGCATGGATCAACAATGCCATGATCGCCAATGCATCTATCACGTCGGCGAAGATCCAGAATGCACAGATACAGAACGCCCATATCGTCAACGCGAATGTGGACAGGCTCAAAATTGCGGGCCAGTCAGTCACAACATCTGCAGCCTTCGACTTCGGCTACTGGAGTGGACAGGTTTGGGACGGCAACTGGCGTAACCGAGGGAGTGGAAGCATCACGATTCCCGAAAACGCGCAGTTGATGGTGGTGATCCAGAACAGTTTCGATGATGGATTCACTA